A window of Tripterygium wilfordii isolate XIE 37 chromosome 7, ASM1340144v1, whole genome shotgun sequence contains these coding sequences:
- the LOC120001752 gene encoding uncharacterized protein LOC120001752: MGRKAGGVYISPKKFGNMTRPCMQEMITFLSCLSLNQNKDDKCTRQKELLNACMDSQSSKNRKSWGSINYHLQRLNRGRK, translated from the exons ATGGGTCGAAAAGCCGGTGGAGTATACATAAGTCCAAAGAAATTTGGCAATATGACGAGGCCGTGCATGCAGGAAATGATAACATTTCTCAGCTGCTTGTCCCTCAACCAAAACAAAGATGATAAATGTACTCGGCAAAAGGAACTGTTGAATGCTTGTATGGATTCTCAG AGTTCCAAAAACAGAAAGAGTTGGGGAAGCATCAATTATCATCTGCAGAGGCTTAACAGGGGAAGGAAGTAG
- the LOC120001765 gene encoding uncharacterized protein LOC120001765 codes for MTSFSGLGIGLGVVFGCLLLALIYYLLWWKRRLTSTGVEDDYSSNYIQSICFRRPFYLHNNSNQEIGGDPIGNGHGQDVELGLGQGLVVKVAGEESVEAELMRLHNLAGPPRFLFTIKEETKEDLESEDGKSRGDCKSRKSSRTRSLSDLILAVDTPYVSPLASPPFKAPLDSYFHHGFNPLFESTTEAELNRLRSSPPPKFKFMRDAEEKLQRKFMEEAERKKSENVLCAQDSQVESLNSTMVTEGIQGSFLNFLVSSSKKEKELLHHLPQYPSSTAQVLPLASSPTAF; via the coding sequence ATGACATCTTTTAGTGGTTTAGGTATTGGGTTGGGTGTAGTTTTTGGTTGCCTTTTGTTAGCGCTGATTTACTATCTGCTTTGGTGGAAGAGGAGACTTACCAGCACAGGGGTTGAAGATGATTACAGCAGTAACTACATTCAATCTATCTGCTTCAGGAGACCATTTTATTTGCACAACAACAGCAATCAGGAAATTGGAGGAGACCCAATTGGAAACGGCCATGGACAAGACGTAGAGCTTGGTTTAGGACAGGGTTTGGTGGTAAAAGTTGCAGGGGAAGAAAGTGTGGAAGCAGAGCTTATGAGATTGCACAATCTGGCAGGACCGCCAAGATTTCTATTCACAATTAAAGAGGAAACCAAGGAGGATTTGGAGTCTGAAGATGGGAAATCTAGGGGAGATTGTAAGAGTAGAAAGAGTTCAAGAACAAGAAGCTTGAGTGATCTTATATTGGCTGTTGATACTCCTTATGTTTCTCCTTTGGCTTCTCCACCTTTCAAGGCTCCATTAGATTCTTATTTTCACCATGGATTCAATCCCCTCTTTGAATCGACTACTGAGGCTGAGCTTAACAGGTTGAGATCTTCACCTCCTCCAAAATTCAAGTTTATGAGGGATGCAGAGGAGAAGCTGCAGAGGAAATTTATGGAAGAAGCTGAGAGAAAGAAATCAGAAAATGTCCTTTGTGCTCAAGATTCTCAGGTTGAATCTCTCAATTCAACAATGGTGACAGAGGGGATTCAAGGGTCATTTTTGAATTTCCTTGTTAGTAGTagtaagaaagagaaagagcTTCTTCATCATCTACCACAGTATCCTTCAAGTACTGCTCAGGTACTCCCACTGGCTTCTTCACCCACAGCATTCTGA
- the LOC120002000 gene encoding WUSCHEL-related homeobox 2-like, with protein sequence MFSEMVSTKYNTHVPLDHNSNMGSSGGAQGSSRWNPTKEQISMLEGLYAQGIRTPSAEQIQQMTSRLKVYGHIEGKNVFYWFQNHKARQRQKQKQESLASINRYLHTAQPIFPVPSTPNVICGPYYLPQRENLGFYPPYPKVLIPGGFKRRSRIEKSEKTKSTGYVGQGCGISPYEYNNSMMQTSRSVYEEAINVDSDQETLPLFPVHPTDQGTTRMSSLAGSASGESSTTLSSDENINEEGSSDQPYFDFFSRQGSFDSH encoded by the exons ATGTTTTCAGAGATGGTCAGCACCAAATACAATACGCATGTTCCTCT TGATCATAATAGCAACATGGGCAGTTCAGGTGGGGCTCAAGGGAGTTCAAGGTGGAACCCAACAAAAGAGCAGATAAGCATGCTTGAGGGTTTATACGCACAAGGGATAAGGACACCAAGTGCTGAGCAGATACAGCAAATGACTAGCAGGCTTAAGGTTTATGGTCACATTGAAGGAAAGAATGTGTTTTATTGGTTTCAAAATCACAAGGCAAGGCAGAGgcagaaacaaaaacaagagaGTTTGGCTTCCATCAATCGCTATCTTCACACGGCTCAGCCCATTTTTCCCGTCCCATCTACCCCAAATG TTATTTGCGGCCCATATTACCTACCTCAGAGAgagaatttagggttttatcCTCCGTATCCGAAAGTGCTAATACCTGGCGGATTCAAAAGGAGGTCAAGGATTGAAAAGTCTGAAAAGACAAAAAGTACTGGTTATGTCGGTCAAGGATGTGGTATTTCCCCATATGAGTATAACAATTCTATGATGCAAACCAGTAGGAGTGTGTACGAGGAAGCCATTAACGTTGACAGTGACCAGGAAACGCTACCTCTCTTTCCAGTGCACCCAACCGATCAAGGAACAACAAGAATGTCGTCTCTTGCTGGTTCAGCTTCTGGCGAGAGTTCCACCACTTTATCTTCTGATGAGAATATTAACGAAGAAGGTTCCAGCGACCAACCCTACTTTGATTTCTTTTCCAGACAAGGCTCTTTTGATAGTCACTGA
- the LOC120002707 gene encoding inner membrane protein PPF-1, chloroplastic-like — protein MAKTLISSPPFIGTSLPSISRHGLPHRRLVSTRVKLSFHEIPPIHSMDSWIDVNAIVRKSEGLLYTLADAAVAVDSASGAADAAAPQNNGGWFGFISDGMEFVLKVLKDGLSAVHVPYAYGVAIILLTVIVKAATYPLTKQQVESTMAMQNLQPKIKAIQQRYAGNQERIQLETSRLYRQAGVNPLAGCLPTLATIPVWIGLYQALSNVANEGLLTEGFFWIPSLGGPTTIAARQSGSGISWLIPFVDGHPPLGWHDTIAYLVLPVLLVVSQYVSMELMKPPQTDDPAQKNTLLVFKFLPLMIGYFSLSVPSGLSIYWFTNNVLSTAQQVWLRNLGGAKPVVNENASGIITAGRAKRSASQPVLPGDRFRQLKDEEKRKNLSKALPEEEIQALDSISDSGMDSDEDKDKDEEVLEEAYASSASKQVPNVSRPKRSKRSKQKRAL, from the exons ATGGCGAAAACCCTAATTTCGTCTCCACCGTTCATCGGCACGTCACTGCCGTCAATTTCTCGCCATGGTCTCCCTCACCGCAGACTCGTCTCCACCAGAGTCAAGCTCAGCTTCCATGAGATACCTCCAATTCATTCCATGGACTCGTGGATTGATGTCAACGCTATTGTTAGAAAATCCGAGGGGCTTCTCTACACACTAGCTGACGCGGCGGTCGCTGTGGATTCTGCTTCTGGCGCCGCCGATGCTGCGGCGCCGCAGAATAATGGTGGTTGGTTCGGATTTATCTCGGATGGGATGGAATTCGTGCTCAAG GTGCTGAAGGATGGATTGAGTGCTGTTCATGTGCCATATGCATATGGAGTTGCGATTATTTTACTTACAGTTATTGTTAAGGCTGCTACGTATCCTTTGACAAAGCAGCAG GTGGAATCCACGATGGCTATGCAAAATCTTCAACCAAAGATCAAAGCCATTCAACAAAGATACGCAGGCAATCAG GAAAGAATACAACTCGAGACATCACGCTTATATAGGCAGGCTGGGGTGAATCCATTAGCAG GTTGTTTACCAACCTTGGCAACAATACCAGTCTGGATAGGTCTATATCAAGCTCTTTCCAATGTGGCAAATGAG GGATTGTTGACAGAAGGTTTCTTTTGGATCCCGTCCTTGGGTGGGCCTACCACCATTGCTGCTCGACAGAGTGGATCTGGCATTTCTTGGCTTATTCCATTTGTG GATGGACATCCACCATTGGGTTGGCACGACACTATTGCGTACCTTGTTTTACCTGTCCTCCTTGTTGTTTCTCAGTATGTTTCAATGGAGCTAATGAAGCCTCCACAG ACAGATGATCCGGCTCAGAAGAACACGCTTCTGGTTTTCAAGTTCCTACCTCTGATGATTGGTTACTTTTCCTTGTCTGTTCCATCAGGGTTGTCAATTTACTG GTTTACAAACAATGTCCTAAGCACAGCTCAACAAGTATGGTTACGCAATTTAGGGGGTGCTAAGCCTGTTGTGAATGAGAACGCTAGTGGTATCATCACTGCAGGACGTGCAAAACGATCAGCTTCTCAGCCAGTGTTGCCTGGAGACAG GTTCAGACAGTTAAAAGAcgaggagaagagaaaaaatTTGAGCAAGGCATTGCCGGAGGAAGAGATTCAGGCCCTGGATTCTATATCTGATTCTGGTATGGACTCAGATGAAGATAAGGACAAG GATGAGGAGGTTCTAGAAGAGGCATATGCTTCTAGTGCAAGCAAGCAGGTTCCCAATGTTTCTCGGCCAAAGAGAAGCAAGCGATCAAAGCAGAAGCGTGCTTTATAA
- the LOC120002710 gene encoding CLAVATA3/ESR (CLE)-related protein 46-like isoform X1 translates to MPYFVPEIQRKKLIILIFTFLLLEGSKHHPLNNQVEAMAPDTVHFKLRHAEQSARPQKEDLFPGWQTDEKIHKHPSGPNPIGNHHPPTKQ, encoded by the exons ATGCCGTACTTCGTGCCAGAGATTCAAAGAAAGAAGCTAATCATTCTTATCTTCACATTCCTACTTCTTGAAGGTTCTAAACACCATCCCTTAAACAACCAGGTTGAAGCTATGGCACCAG ACACAGTTCATTTCAAACTTAGACATGCAGAACAAAGTGCAAGACCACAAAAGGAAGACCTCTTTCCCGGCTGG CAGACAGATGAGAAGATTCATAAGCACCCATCAGGGCCTAATCCAATAGGCAATCACCACCCGCCAACTAAGCAGTGA
- the LOC120002710 gene encoding CLAVATA3/ESR (CLE)-related protein 46-like isoform X2 translates to MPYFVPEIQRKKLIILIFTFLLLEGSKHHPLNNQVEAMAPDTVHFKLRHAEQSARPQKEDLFPGWTDEKIHKHPSGPNPIGNHHPPTKQ, encoded by the exons ATGCCGTACTTCGTGCCAGAGATTCAAAGAAAGAAGCTAATCATTCTTATCTTCACATTCCTACTTCTTGAAGGTTCTAAACACCATCCCTTAAACAACCAGGTTGAAGCTATGGCACCAG ACACAGTTCATTTCAAACTTAGACATGCAGAACAAAGTGCAAGACCACAAAAGGAAGACCTCTTTCCCGGCTGG ACAGATGAGAAGATTCATAAGCACCCATCAGGGCCTAATCCAATAGGCAATCACCACCCGCCAACTAAGCAGTGA
- the LOC120002708 gene encoding osmotin-like protein — MASSSLLLTFTLLALWPLGHASLILTLVNNCPYTVWPAIQPNAGHPVIEKGGFALSSLTHRSFPAPTQHWTGRIWARTACNYAHGHFSCATGDCGNRLECNGLGGVPPATLVQVSLHHGHTDLSSYGVSLVDGFNIPMTVTPHEGKGVCPVVGCKANLLATCPDKLKVQSPPGHGPVVACKSACEAFKTDEFCCRNHYNSPQTCRGSTFSEFFKHSCPATFTYAHDTPSLMHDCSSPRELKVIFCH, encoded by the coding sequence ATGGCTTCTTCTTCCCTGCTTCTCACTTTTACTCTCCTTGCTCTGTGGCCACTCGGTCACGCTTCGCTCATTCTAACACTCGTCAATAACTGCCCCTACACGGTTTGGCCAGCAATCCAGCCCAACGCGGGCCACCCGGTCATTGAAAAGGGCGGATTCGCTCTCTCCAGCCTGACCCACCGCTCCTTCCCCGCCCCGACCCAGCACTGGACGGGTCGGATCTGGGCCCGTACAGCCTGTAACTATGCCCATGGCCACTTCTCCTGCGCCACAGGTGATTGTGGCAACCGCCTCGAGTGTAATGGCCTTGGTGGGGTCCCCCCAGCAACTCTCGTTCAGGTCAGTCTCCACCACGGCCACACCGACCTCTCCTCGTACGGCGTTAGCCTCGTGGACGGTTTTAACATCCCCATGACTGTGACTCCACACGAAGGAAAGGGTGTTTGTCCTGTTGTGGGATGCAAGGCTAATTTGCTTGCCACGTGTCCTGACAAATTGAAGGTTCAGTCACCGCCGGGTCACGGGCCGGTTGTGGCGTGTAAGAGCGCGTGCGAGGCGTTTAAGACGGACGAGTTCTGCTGTAGGAATCATTACAATAGCCCACAGACGTGTAGGGGTTCAACCTTCTCGGAGTTCTTCAAGCATTCTTGTCCTGCCACGTTTACCTATGCGCATGATACTCCATCACTTATGCATGACTGTTCATCTCCACGTGAGCTTAAGGTCATATTCTGTCACTAG
- the LOC120002925 gene encoding ubiquitin-conjugating enzyme E2 7-like, with product MASQASLLLQKQLKDLCKNPVDGFSAGLVDEINIFEWSVTIIGPPDTLYEGGFFNAIMSFPSNYPNSPPTVKFTSEVWHPNVYPDGRVCISILHPPGDDPNGYELASERWMPVHTVESIVLSIISMLSSPNDESPANIEAAKEWRERRDAFKKKVSRCVRKSQEML from the exons ATGGCATCCCAGGCTAGTCTCCTCCTTCAAAAACAGCTTAAAG ATCTTTGTAAGAATCCGGTGGATGGGTTCTCAGCTGGATTGGTCGATGAGATTAATATATTTGAATGGAGTGTTACAATTATTGGGCCGCCCGATACGCTTTA TGAGGGTGGATTCTTCAATGCCATCATGAGCTTCCCATCCAATTACCCAAATAGTCCACCAACGGTGAAGTTTACTTCAGAAGTCTGGCATCCTAATG TTTACCCTGATGGTCGTGTTTGCATATCAATTCTTCATCCTCCTGGTGACGATCCTAATGGATACGAGCTTGCAAGCGAGCGATGGATGCCTGTCCACACG GTTGAAAGTATTGTTTTGAGTATCATATCGATGCTTTCAAGTCCAAATGATGAATCTCCTGCAAATATCGAGGCTGCA AAGgaatggagagagaggagagatgcTTTCAAGAAGAAGGTCAGCCGATGCGTGAGGAAGTCACAAGAAATGTTGTGA
- the LOC120002926 gene encoding uncharacterized protein Mb0911c isoform X1, whose protein sequence is MASNPNPVFAYTVVYVKDVAKSVAFYAKAFGYNVRRLDESNRWGELESGQTTIAFTPAHQHETDDITGEVQGSVSVRERAPIEVCFAYSDVDAAYKRAVEHGAVPVSEPEDKEWGQRVGYVRDNNGIVVRMGSFVKPAKRD, encoded by the exons ATGGCGTCGAATCCCAACCCAGTTTTCGCTTACACGGTCGTGTACGTGAAGGACGTAGCCAAGTCTGTAGCCTTCTACGCCAAAGCATTTGGTTACAATGTTCGTCGCTTAGACGAATCTAACAG ATGGGGAGAGCTCGAGAGCGGTCAGACCACTATAGCGTTCACTCCGGCTCACCAACACGAGACCGATGACATAACTGGTGAGGTCCAGGGCTCTGTGTCAGTCCGTGAACGAGCCCCTATTGAGGTCTGTTTTGCCTATTCCGATGTTGACGCTGCGTACAAG AGGGCAGTGGAACATGGGGCAGTGCCAGTGAGTGAACCGGAAGACAAAGAATGGGGACAGAGAGTTGGGTACGTGCGTGATAACAATGGGATTGTAGTGAGGATGGGAAGTTTTGTCAAACCAGCAAAGCGAGATTGA
- the LOC120002926 gene encoding uncharacterized protein LOC120002926 isoform X2, whose protein sequence is MASNPNPVFAYTVVYVKDVAKSVAFYAKAFGYNVRRLDESNRWGELESGQTTIAFTPAHQHETDDITGEVQGSVSVRERAPIERAVEHGAVPVSEPEDKEWGQRVGYVRDNNGIVVRMGSFVKPAKRD, encoded by the exons ATGGCGTCGAATCCCAACCCAGTTTTCGCTTACACGGTCGTGTACGTGAAGGACGTAGCCAAGTCTGTAGCCTTCTACGCCAAAGCATTTGGTTACAATGTTCGTCGCTTAGACGAATCTAACAG ATGGGGAGAGCTCGAGAGCGGTCAGACCACTATAGCGTTCACTCCGGCTCACCAACACGAGACCGATGACATAACTGGTGAGGTCCAGGGCTCTGTGTCAGTCCGTGAACGAGCCCCTATTGAG AGGGCAGTGGAACATGGGGCAGTGCCAGTGAGTGAACCGGAAGACAAAGAATGGGGACAGAGAGTTGGGTACGTGCGTGATAACAATGGGATTGTAGTGAGGATGGGAAGTTTTGTCAAACCAGCAAAGCGAGATTGA